One stretch of Chiroxiphia lanceolata isolate bChiLan1 chromosome 1, bChiLan1.pri, whole genome shotgun sequence DNA includes these proteins:
- the TMUB1 gene encoding transmembrane and ubiquitin-like domain-containing protein 1, with the protein MALIEGVGDEVTVLFALLLAAAVLGLAWASTRAPEPAAPPPEAGPSAAPTERKAPAPAPAAAPAEGAAAPDEAAGLRHREPPAAAPEGPAEPTLVLRLKFLNDTERLARVRPGDTVGALKRTYFPGQEQQVRLIYQGQLLRDDTQSLAGLHLGHLSVLHCHLSPPSAAPAAPGPPGPRGPAPAALGVGSLALPLFVLLLALLWYLQLQHRHVFTATATTCLAGLTLLVTFVAFAMYRR; encoded by the exons atggcGCTGATCGAGGGCGTCGGCGACGAGGTGACGGTGCTGTTCGCGCTGCTGCTGGCGGCCGCGGTGCTGGGGCTCGCCTGGGCCTCCACGCGAGCCCCCGAGcccgcggcgccgccgcccgAGGCGGGTCCGAGCGCGGCCCCCACCGAGCGCAaggccccggccccggccccggccgcggccccggccgAGGGAGCGGCGGCCCCCGATGAGGCGGCGGGGCTGCGGCACCGGGAgccccccgcggccgcccccgaGGGCCCCGCCGAGCCCACGCTGGTGCTGCGGCTCAAGTTCCTGAACGACACCGAGCGCCTGGCGCGGGTGCGCCCCGGGGACACCGTCGGGGCGCTCAAGAG GACCTACTTCCccgggcaggagcagcaggtaCGGCTGATCTACCAGGGGCAGCTGCTGCGCGACGACACCCAGAGCCTGGCGGGGCTGCACCTGGGCCACCTGAGCGTCCTGCACTGCCACCTGTCCCCGCCCAgtgccgcccccgccgcgcccgggccccccggcccccgcggccccgcgcccgccgcgctgGGGGTGGGCAGCCTGGCGCTGCCACTCTTcgtgctgctgctggccctgctctggtacctgcagctgcagcaccgCCACGTCTTCACCgccaccgccaccacctgccTGGCCGGGCTCACCCTGCTCGTCACCTTCGTGGCCTTCGCCATGTACCGCAGATAG
- the FASTK gene encoding fas-activated serine/threonine kinase → MLCPLLCPWLRALTRAGPRGPAARERRGAAMFPACCCAGKARPRLLLPLDPYGHGLLPPVPPDGGRGRAHGKRKSWNFIHEKMSYDTFFTMKRLIERSRSVGEVLRWVTQNPGKVSASHYPIALHKLGQLLQQQPGPPAGAGAGHGPAGQVLEQPEFHALCQAIVSGCAKFDNFSIVNCLYAAAALGLPGESPLVRVLEDESRSRLGRFNQKDVSMVFSSVMRLHPSSPHPLVESCLSSLERHLEKERHPQTLFLLLSYYRLRAQALQGHAASDQQLINNRKILRLVRHTLGQVSAMREHELALLDEMLALCAQEANNKALEAIFSSQLFYENRQERFIRSMAEWLPRKAENLTPYTMALIAKYVARHRLREPRLLDTIANFLLKRGEQLDSKVIQKLVFPFSRMNYRPSNHGELFPKLEAILEQKAGSSPLATVNILMSMFQLSHFPQTVLHQVFSPAFITNVMSSPYALIVRRYLSLLDAAVELEFREYSGPRLDPRYRVLMFEHALTADETNRKYSYKGLVAEALRQLVGEECYRQDEVLPPGYCTDFLLWINRSGTVLPLSRVPAASKAPPATSPAAMSLRSSVLALTSDLQDFAPFAPEMPSSPPGPRESGRAGRFLPALCPALGGPCFQPPSDYYCGLSKEPSLGSPGSSTLSSPSECLSAPPPGTPDCSPRASATSLFQFPIGKILEEEEEAAGHPGHEHGCFQGEQAQEDPEERSPPAGDDAGPPPSPCRPSPKRGPGEGPQGTEEIQRVVLSVNDKWHYCQNSDILVGSRAMRDRHLRLLGYCLVQLPYTELEKVSGIEEAKHYLRQKLRELRF, encoded by the exons aTGCTGTGCCCGCTGCTGTGCCCATGGCTGCGCGCTCTGACCCGGGCGGGCCCGCGGGGCCCGGCTGCCCGTGAGCGCCGCGGCGCCGCGATGTTCCCCGCCTGCTGCTGCGCCGGCAAGGCCAGGCcgcggctgctgctgcccctggacCCCTACGGCCATGGGCTGctgccccccgtgcccccggacggcggccggggccgggcccaCGGCAAGAGGAAGAGCTGGAACTTCATCCACGAGAAGATGAGCTACGACACCTTCTTCACCATGAAGCGGCTGATCGAGCGCTCGCGCAGCGTGGGCGAGGTGCTGCGCTGGGTCACGCAGAACCCAGGCAAGGTGTCGGCCAGCCACTACCCCATCGCGCTGCACAAGCTGggccagctcctgcagcagcagccgggGCCGCccgcgggggccggggccgggcacGGACCCGCGgggcaggtgctggagcagcccgAGTTCCACGCGCTGTGCCAGGCCATCGTCAGCGGCTGCGCCAAGTTCGACAACTTCAGCATCGTCAACTGCCTGTACGCGGCGGCTGCGCTGG GGCTGCCCGGGGAGTCGCCGCTGGTGCGGGTGCTGGAGGACGAGTCCCGCAGCCGCCTGGGCCGCTTCAACCAGAAGGACGTGTCGATGGTGTTCAGCAGCGTGATGCGGCTgcacccctccagcccccaccCCCTGGTCGAGTCCTGCCTCAGCAGCCTGGAGCGGCACCTGGAGAAGGAGCGGCACCCGCAGaccctcttcctgctcctctcaTACTACCGGCTGCGGGCGCAGGCGCTGCAGGGCCACGCGGCCTCCGACCAGCAGCTCATCAACAACCGCAAGATCCTGCGGCTGGTGCGGCACACGCTGGGCCAGGTGAGCGCCATGCGAGAGCACGAGCTGGCGCTGCTGGACGAGATGCTGGCCCTGTGCGCCCAGGAGGCCAACAACAAGGCCCTGGAGGCCAtcttcagctcccagctcttcTACGAGAACCGGCAGGAGCGCTTCATCCGCAGCATGGCAG AGTGGCTGCCCCGGAAGGCAGAGAACCTCACCCCCTACACCATGGCCCTCATCGCCAAGTACGTGGCGCGGCACCGGCTGCGCGAGCCGCGGCTGCTCGACACCATCGCCAACTTCCTGCTGAAGCGCGGGGAGCAGCTGGACAGCAAG GTGATCCAGAAGCTGGTGTTCCCCTTCAGCCGGATGAACTACCGCCCCTCCAACCATGGGGAGCTCTTCCCCAAGCTGGAGGCCATCCTGGAGCAGAAGGCTGGCAGCTCACCCCTGGCCACCGTCAACATCCTCATGTCCATGTTCCAGCTCAGCCACTTCCCCCAGACTGTCCTGCACCAGGTCTTCTCCCCAGCCTTCATCACCAATGTCATGA GCAGCCCCTACGCGCTGATCGTGCGCCGGTACCTGTCGCTGCTGGACGCGGCGGTGGAGCTGGAGTTCCGGGAGTACAGCGGCCCCCGGCTCGACCCGCGGTACCGCGTCCTCATGTTCGAGCACGCCCTGACCGCCGACGAGACCAACAGGAAGTACAG CTACAAGGGGCTGGTGGCCGAGGCACTGCGGCAGCTGGTGGGGGAGGAGTGCTACCGACAGGATGAGGTGCTGCCCCCGGGGTACTGCACAG ATTTCCTGCTGTGGATAAACCGTTCGGGCACAGTGCTGCCTCTCTCCCGCGTTCCGGCGGCTTCCAAGGCTCCCCCGGCCACGTCCCCTGCCGCCATGTCCCTGCGCTCCAGCGTCCTGGCCCTCACCTCGGACTTGCAGGACTTTGCCCCGTTTGCTCCAGAGAtgcccagcagccccccaggcccccgGGAgagcggccgggccgggcggttCCTGCCCGCGCTCTGCCCGGCCCTGGGGGGCCCCTGCTTCCAGCCCCCCTCGGACTATTACTGTGGGCTGAGCAAGGAgccatccctgggcagcccggGCAGCTCCACACTCAGCAGCCCCTCCGAGTGCCTCTCGGCTCCGCCGCCGGGCACCCCCGACTGCTCCCCCCGCGCCTCCGCCACCTCCCTCTTCCAGTTCCCCATCGGCAAGatcctggaggaggaggaggaggccgcTGGCCACCCTGGCCACGAGCACGGCTGCTTCCAGGGGGAGCAGGCCCAGGAGGACCCCGAGGAGCGGAGCCCCCCCGCCGGTGATGATGCCGGCCCCCCGCCCTCGCCGTGCCGGCCCAGCCCCAAGCGGGGCCCGGGCGAGGGGCCCCAGGGCACCGAGGAGATCCAGAG GGTGGTGCTGTCGGTCAATGACAAGTGGCACTACTGCCAGAACTCCGACATCCTGGTGGGATCCCGCGCCATGAGGGACCGGCACCTGCGGCTGCTGGGATACTGTCTGGTGCAG cTGCCCTACACGGAGCTGGAGAAGGTGAGTGGCATCGAGGAGGCCAAGCACTACCTGCGgcagaagctgagggagctgcgCTTCTGA